The window TATATCGCTCTGCTTTTCTTCGTAATTCCCCAACAATTTTGCGAGATCGCGGAACTTACGATATTCGAGAAGCTTTCCAACCAGTTCCAGGCGAGGATCCTCTTCCTCCAAATCATCCTCGTTATCTTCGAGATCGGCTTCAATAGGCAAAATCATTCTGGATTTTATTTGGATTAAGGTCGCTGCCATGACCAAGAAGTCGCCGGCAATATTCAAATGTTCGATACGCAACAAATCCAAAAACTGCAGATATTGTTCTGTTACCTGAACAATGGGAATATCGAAAATGTCGATTTCCTGCTCTTTGATCAGATAGAGCAGCAATTCGAAAGGCCCTTCAAATTGATCCAATTCCAGGCGCAGTGCTTCCATGCTGAAACTGCTTTCCTGGCCGTCAACGGACAGGGTCTCAACTTCGCTGTCACCTTGTATTACTGTTGGTTCTACTATGCTTTGTTCTTCGGTCATAGATTGTTCTGATTGTGGGTTGGGATTGCTTTATGTTCCATGGGGGCTTCTATCCTACCCCCTAGGCGGATCAAAAGACAAGTTCTTTACAGGTATACGGCGCAGAAACTTCCATCACGGTTACCACGGTTCAGGCTATTTTATGGTTCTTCTCTTTAAGTCGGATCAATTGTAATTGGAAGAAAATCACAGCGACCATGAACACGGGCATCCACAAGAAGGGCATCTTCAGCCCCAATGCAGCGCCGGCAAAGGAAAAGCCGAAACTTCCAACAATACCCCCCGCTCCCACGACACCCTCATTAATCGAGGAACGGCGATGCTTGAGCGATACATTGGCCATGCCGTAGTAAACACTGGAAAAGAAGGCTACCCCGAGATTCGCGCCAATGATGGAAAAAGCAACAAGCATGAGTAACAGGCTGGAAGTGAAGCCCAATACAAACATGGAAATACCGGTCAGTAACTGGGCAATTACGAGCAGGGAAAAACGATGATGCCACCACGTTGAACGGCCGAGCACAAGAAACAACACGGCAGTTCCCAAACCGCAAATAAACATTAGCCAAGAAAAACGGGTTGCTGCCGCGCTATTGAGCCAATAGAGCGGCTCCTGCTCCATGAAGAAACGCAACGAGCCGGAATCAATGATATTTTCAAGAATTTTCGGGTAGATAAAGCGCGTTGCGCCCACACAGATATGGGCTGTAAACGTGGCACACCAAGCGCACCAGAGAAAAACTTCACTCCGTTGATTATAGGCCGCCGGCTCTGAGGAGGTTTCAACTATCTTGTTTTGGAAATAATCTTTCTCGTTGGGTATGGTCAAGATCAGATAGAGAGAGAAAAGACAAAGCAGGATGGCGAATGCAAAAGCAAAGCGATAATCATATTCATATAAAGGACCGGCTACGAAAGGACCGGCTGCGCCGCCTGTGCTCCAGCCCACATTGAGCCTTCCCATAGAGCGGGCGCGCAGCTGCAGATCCGGCTCCGTTCCTACCCAAGAATGAAAGGAGGGCCATGCCAAAGCGGAGATAGAAAAGGCACCGGCATAGAATACACCGCAAAGCACGATATTTTGAGAAAAGGACATGACACCAATAAGTATCATGAATCCCGTCACACCCATAACGCCCCAACGAAGCCCATTTTTGGCACGCCCGACAAAAGGTGCCGAGAGCAAGGCGAACAAAGTATAGCCCAAAGCCTGCGTGCCTGAATAGATACCGGACACGACCACCCCTTGGCCCAATTGATTGAAGACAAAGAAAGGCATTGCTATCATGGCTGCAGTTCCCGCTGCACTAAACAGAAATGCGACGAGCGCCACCCGTAAAGGCGGCGGTCCGAAAAGCGTTTTTATGCCGGTTTCAGTGTGTAATAACA of the Candidatus Hydrogenedentota bacterium genome contains:
- a CDS encoding MFS transporter, which codes for MLLHTETGIKTLFGPPPLRVALVAFLFSAAGTAAMIAMPFFVFNQLGQGVVVSGIYSGTQALGYTLFALLSAPFVGRAKNGLRWGVMGVTGFMILIGVMSFSQNIVLCGVFYAGAFSISALAWPSFHSWVGTEPDLQLRARSMGRLNVGWSTGGAAGPFVAGPLYEYDYRFAFAFAILLCLFSLYLILTIPNEKDYFQNKIVETSSEPAAYNQRSEVFLWCAWCATFTAHICVGATRFIYPKILENIIDSGSLRFFMEQEPLYWLNSAAATRFSWLMFICGLGTAVLFLVLGRSTWWHHRFSLLVIAQLLTGISMFVLGFTSSLLLMLVAFSIIGANLGVAFFSSVYYGMANVSLKHRRSSINEGVVGAGGIVGSFGFSFAGAALGLKMPFLWMPVFMVAVIFFQLQLIRLKEKNHKIA
- a CDS encoding segregation/condensation protein A, with product MTEEQSIVEPTVIQGDSEVETLSVDGQESSFSMEALRLELDQFEGPFELLLYLIKEQEIDIFDIPIVQVTEQYLQFLDLLRIEHLNIAGDFLVMAATLIQIKSRMILPIEADLEDNEDDLEEEDPRLELVGKLLEYRKFRDLAKLLGNYEEKQSDIFTRRVKIAFEALDDEEEIIDVSLYDLMKSVRGMIRFLMGQALHEIQLEGASVDEKITLIEDLLEKQESVTWTELCRLGNTRIEHLCSLLAILELCRMHRLRIHQYDSFGEIRLFLRSPENELSQQEDSHALSPLPS